The genomic DNA TTGCGTGATGTACTGGGCGGTATGTTGGGTTCCAGACCTTATCGTTTATTGGCACATGTAGAGGCTGACTTTTTATTGACAGAACAGTCTTTGGATGCCGGCTATATCGATTCGGCCTTAAAACTGTGTACTGGCGTATTTTTATCCAAAACCGAAAGTCCTTTTTTATGTGCCTGGCGTGATTGTCTGGAATCACGTTTAAGTGATGCCATCTTTAAAGCCAATGAAACTGATGTGCTGCTAAAACATGTGGCTCGATTCCCTGAGGCGATTGATGCGGTGGAGCGCCTGATTGAGCTCATGCCCAAAACGCACCCTGTGCATCAAACCCTGCTGAAATATAAGGATGCTTGAGAGCTGTAAGATAGATTACAGCCCTTTAATTTCTAGCCATTCAAACAGCTGCTGATAAACCCGCTCACGCACAGATTTTTCCGACAAGACCAGATCATGTAAGCCATTCTTGATTTTAGCAATGGTGACATCACCTTGGATTTTTTTGGCATATTTGTCGATATGTTTGACATCTAGAATCACGTCACTGCTTTGTGCATATTGATGCCATTTTTTTGGATTTTTGCTTTGATCGGAATGCATTACCAAAGCAGGTACCGTTAAGCTGACTCCCTGATGAATTTCTTTCTGTGCTTCAAAAATGGCCCGAACAAAACTCAATCGAACCAGAGGATAAGATTGCGGTTTCCAGTCCAGATTAAAGTCCCATTCACCATGCAGGTTTTTATGCAGACTGGGAACATACCATTTGTTCAGCTCACTGGGAAATTTTAAATCCGGGCAAACCTTACCCACCCGGCTTAAATTGGGAATGCCCAATTTTTTCTTGATCGGGTTCATATTGAAATCATAAAACGGACTATTGACCCACAGTGCCTTAATTAAAGGATGCTCTGGATGATGTGCCGCATACAGTGTGGTGGTTAAGCCACCGGTAGAATGGCCACTGAGTAAAATGGCATCATGGCCTTCTGCGCCTATAATGTTTAAGGCTTCGGTAATTTCGGCATCGTATTCGGCAATTTCACGCACATTATAATATTTTTGATGCGGCAGAATGGAACGGCCATATTTACGTAAATCGAGTGCATAAAAGTCAAAACCATGCTGGTTGAACTGTTCTGCCATTTCCGTCTGGAAGAAATAATCAATAAAGCCATGAATATATAACACAGCTTTGGATGTGGTTTGGTCGGCTTTTTTTCTGACTAAGGTCGCTGTAACCTGACCTTCGTAATCATCCGGGAAATTTAAAGTGGCCTGTTCATAACCTGGGCCTAAGATATCACGTTGATAAAGTGGGGCGGTGTTACCATTGCTCATTTTTATACTCATAGAGAAGAATCTGTTTTCTCTTATCCTTCATGATGAGTGGTAATTTGTCAAATTGAATTATTTTCATAAAAAAAAGCAACCACAGTTCTTATCCTGTCATCAAGGACACAGGATCAGCCAGGAAAAGGGAAATGGTTTCTTTTCTTGGCGCACTTCTTGACGAAGTGCGAACATGGGTTGCTAAAAGTGTAAGTCAAAGAATTGGATAGAAGACTTACAGGGAGGTATTACATTGCTGCTTTAAAATCGACTACCGATGCATTAGGTTTCAATGCTGCCTTAAAGATATCGACCACTTGAGCATGGTTAGCTTTACGTGGGTTGGTCAGCATGCAGGCATCTTTTTGCGCATTTTCTGCCATGATGGCCAGATCAGCTTCTTTGACACCCAGTTCAGCTAAACCGGATGGAATACCAATAGAAGCAGAAAGTTGACGAATGGCATTGATGGCTTCAAATGCAGCTTCAGTTACCGTCAGGCCTTCAGTGTTGACTCCCATTAACTGTGCAATTTTCGCATAGCGATCCGGGCAGGCGATCAGGTTAAATTCAGATACATGCGGAAGCAGAATGGCATTACAAACGCCGTGTGGCAGATTGTAGAAACCGCCCAGCTGATGCGCCATGGCATGAACATAACCTAAAGATGCATTGTTAAAAGCCATACCTGCAAGATACTGTGCATAGCTCATGGCATCACGTGCTTCCAGGTTTTCACCATTGGCAACAGCCGGGCTAAGCCATTCGCTAATCATGGTAATTGCTTTTTCGGCACAGGCATCAGTAATTGGATTGGCTGCAGTTGATACATAGGCTTCAACAGCGTGAGTCAATGCATCCATACCGGTTGCCGCAGTTAAACTGGCTGGTTTGGCAATCATCAGTTTAGGATCGTCGATGGCAATCAGCGGGGTACAGCGCCAGTCAACAATAGCCATTTTTACATGGGTATCGGTATTGGTAATAATACAGAAACGGGTCATTTCTGAAGCCGTACCTGCCGTGGTATTGATCGCAATCAGCGGTGTCATTGGTACAGTGCTTTTATCGATCCCTTCGTAGTCACGAATATGACCGCCACCCGCTGTCACCAGGCCGATACCTTTAGCACAGTCATGTGATGAACCACCGCCTAAAGAAACAATAAAATCACAACCCTGTTTATTATAGGCTTGAACGCCGTTATGTACGTTAATGTCGGTTGGGTTTGGTTCTGCACCCGGGAAAATATGACTGTCAACGCCAGCATCTTTTAAATAGTTTGAAATAGTATCTGCGACACCAAATTTGAATAAACCTGCATCAGTCACAATCAAGGCCTTCTTGGCACCTAGATTTTGCGCTTTAGTTCCAATTTCTTTGGCACAGCCTGGGCCAAAAAGTGAAACACAGGGAATATAAAAACCGTTGGTTTGATCTGCAATATTTTTAAAAGCCATGGTGCGATTCCTTCTACCATTCATTATATTATCGGTGACTCTCACCGTAATTGGAGTATCGAATGAAGCTGGGAAAAATCCTACCTACCAAATACCTACCATTTTAAGTTTATGAATTTTATAATTTTTTTTATTAAATATTGCCCAGTTATCTATTTTCCATGCATCATTTACTCATATCTAGTCTATCTTGCAAGCCATGTATGAAAGGTTCTTAAACTTTAGCATGTTTGAATTATATTCAGGTGATCAACCATTAAAAAGCCCTAAGAATCAGATTGATATTTAAGCCCGAATACCAGTTTTGAGGGCGGCGATAGGGTAAAGCTAAAAATCCTGACTGGTTGAGAAATCATAGAAAATTGGCAACGGCCAGAAGATTAATTTTTTCCGCTGGGCATAAATGCAACCCTTATCTGGAGATAAAAAACCGGTGGCTGGCACCGGTTTTTTATCTTCCCCGTTTAGAATTTTTTTTCTACACTGAGGAGTACACTTGGAATGGCCTGATTCACCCGTGATTCATACAGGCTGCCATCAGATTGATTGGTTAAACGCTCTTTATAATCTGTACTCAAGATATTGCGTGCACTCAGGGTCGTTGCCCAGCCATCATCAAAGCGTTTGCTCACACTGATATCGACATTGACCCGTTCATTGCTGGTACGGTCATAGGGCAGGTTATCCAGGGCCCGGGTAAATTCAGGAACATAGTTCAGATTGACACTGCTGGAAAGACGCCAGGGCTGATAGTTATAAGATAAACCGGCACTGGCTGTATAAGGTGCCACATCACTGGCTAAACATTGCTGATGATTGGTCTCTTCAATTTTTGCCCGTACGGTAGACAGTTGACCATTCAACATCAATGCATGCCCATTTTCAGTTTGCTTTAAGGCATAACGAGCAGCAATTTCAACCCCATAGGTGGTGGCATTGTCCTGGTTTTGTGGGCGTTCTACAAAACGCGAGCCTTCCTGACGAATCACTTTCTCAATGTAATCTTCAATTTCACGTTGGTATGCCGTGATGTTGACGCCACCTGACGGGGTGTTATACCCCAAAGTGGATTCAAAGGCGGTTATTTTTTCCGGACGTAAATTAGGGTTTCCGCCACGATCCGGATTGTTCAGGCTACCGGCATCGCTATCGGTAGAAACAGAAACCGTAGGTAACAGCTGGTCGGTTTTAGGACTGCGGAATGCCTGGCTGATATTGCTTTGTAATGACCAGTGATCATCAAAGTCAAAACGATGTGCCAAGACTGGACTTAAGTGACTGTCACTATAATCCACAAGTCCTGAACGATGAATCCATTCTTGACGGGCACCTAAAGTCACGGTTTGCCGGTCTGTAAACTTCCAGCTGCCTTCGGTGTAGAGCGCATAACGCTGTTCATCGAGTGTATCGGTAATATTACTCTCAAGTTCACTCGAGCGAATATCCGTACCAAACTTCAGTTGTCGGGTGTTATCAAATTTACGCACACCATCATAAGCCACACCATACTCATGGATGGTTTCATCGGTATAGCTGCTGAAGAGCGGTGACCGGGTCGATTCGGTTTCGTTCTGCTGTTCGACTGAAAGACGAATTTTGTCGGAATTATCCTTGTCTTTACGTTCATAACGGGTATTTAAACGGATGCTGTCATTCTTGTCATTTTGCGTCTGATCGCCACGGCTGCCGTCACTTTCATTATTGCGATAGAACAGTTCGGCAACCAGTTTTTGCTGGTCATCCAGTTCATATTCAACACGGGGTGCCAGCATTTGCGACTTGCGTTCGGTAATACGCTTTTGTTCGCTTGTTTGGCTGCTGTTTTGGGTCTGGGTGATCGAAGTGGTGTCATTCCACATCTGGTTGGCAGACAGGCTGTATAACCAGGCATTATCCCGGCCATCAGCCTGAACACTGATATTTTTACGTTCCTCTTCTTTTTGGTCAGATTTTGCCAAACCATATCCTGCACGGATAGTTCCGCTGATGCGGGCATGATCCAGGGGGTGTTTCAGAATAATATTGATGACGGCGGAAGAGGCCACAGAAGCCTGAACGACACTTGGCTGTTTGGTAATTTCAATCCGTTCGATCATGTCTGGCGTGATGCTGTCAACAACCGACATGCCACCGCGTGGGCCACCTTGAACCGGTTCACCATTGATTAAAAATACCGGGGCACCACCGCCACGAAAACGCATAGCTGAAGCACCGCCACCCCCACGTGGACCTTGTCCCGGTGTGGGCATCTGAAAACCGGCGGCACGGCGTAAGGCATCATTCATGGATTGATCACCAAATTGCAGCATTTCTTCACGCGTGACAATAGTTTTCGCCACCGCACTGATATCCGGGTCTTTGGCTTGGGCGGGCGTTGCTTGAAATTTTAGGGTTGCCAGTGTCTGTACCGGGGCTGTTTGAGCAACCGTGCTGTTTGTTGTGGCATCGCTAATCGTGTCAGCCGCCCAGCTTGGGGAGATAAAACTAAACAGTGCACAACTCAGGGTGCTCCATTGCCAACGCGGTTGTATGCGTTTCATTATTCGATGTTCCCTATGTAATTTTGCGTAAGATAACGTAAAAATATGGAGAAAATTTGTGGGAAACCGCAGAAATGAAAATAACCCATAAAACTGGATTACAGCGATAAAATAATCAAAATGAATGGCTTAACCCCAGCATTCTGATTATTTTTTGTGGCCGGGGGCAATGCGGATGCTGCCTTATTTCGTCAAAGATAAAATACAGTTTTGGCTGATGTTTTCAATCACCGCATCATTCAAGTGAATTGGGTTATCCCATTTCAGCATTTTTTGGGTCAGCCATTTAAAATCATCTACCTTTGGCACAGATGTCTCATCGACAAAATTGCGGATAATATTTTGAATGGAGTGGAATTTTTGTACATGAATGCTGTCTGAGCATTGAAATTGCACAATATTGAACTCGGTCAGCATTTGCCAAACGTCAGCATAGTCCTGTAAATCTTTCAGTTCTTGCTGGGCTTTTTGAATGGCCTGCGTTAAAGCCTGATGCGTGTTTGGATGTTGCATTGCCCAATCACAGGTGACTGCCAAAACCTTATCTGCCACTTGGGGAATAATGTCCTGACTGGAAGCGACAATTTGACCGATTCCCAGTAGTTCAGCCTGGCTGTTCCAGGGTTCACCGACACAAAAACCATCAATGACCTGATTGGCTAATGCCTGCACCATATAGGGTGGGGGAAGCGTGGCCAGTTTTATATTTCGTGCAATTTCAGGATTGGCAAGGGCGAGCCATTCTCTGAGACAATAATGATGAATCGACTGCTTAAAGACATGGGCAAATTGAATCTTTTTTTGCGCTTGTAGGGCAGAGACGATTTTTTGTGCAGATTGTTGTGCGCTGTCCTGACTGGAAATGTTCAGATCAAAGCACAGTTTTTGACTCAAACTAATAAAGGCACGGTTATAACTTAATACCAGGGCAGTCTGGAGTGGAATACCGAGCTGGTCTTCACCAAGTGCTGCGGCAGGCAGCATGGCAGACAGGCAATGTGCAGCATCTAAAAAACCAAAAGCCAACCGGTCTCTTAAGCTGGCCCAAGATGCTTCCTTCACCAGCGTGACCTCTAAACCCGCTTCCTCAAAAAAACCACGCTGCTTGGCCCAAAGAATGGCCACACAATCCAGCAGAGGAATATAGCCGAACTGGATTTGAGTTTTTTCTAAATCTGGCATGGCTTAATCCTTCAATTGGCTTTGTAGTAGTTGCTGTGCATCCAGTAAACGCCGTGCCATTTCGCCAATGGTCATACGGTGGCTCATGGCATTTTTACGCAGTAACTGAAAGGCTTGATCTTCAGTAAGATGGTGCAATTGCATCATCAATACTTTGGCTTTCTCCACATCTTTACGGTCGGCTAGCTTATTTTTGGTGTCTTCCAGATCGCCGAGCAATTTTTTATGTTTTTTAAACTGTTCAATCGAGATTTCTAAAATGCTGTCCAGTTTGGATGGGTCAATGCCATCGACAATATACGCCGTAACCCCGGCATCAATGGCGTTTTTGATCGTGTCTTTGTGGCTGTTTTTAGTGAACAGTACTGTCGGCAGATCGAACTGGCTGACACAGCTTTCAATGATGTCACGATGGGGATGATCCATATCCAGCAAAATCACGTCGGCATGCAACTGTTCGAGGCGGAACATGCTTAAATGATCCGCGCTGAGGCAGGCCACGACCTCGAAATTGTGTTCGATCAGGGAGGCTTGAATGTAATGGGCACGGTCTTGATCGTCATCAATCAGTGCGATTTTGAGTTTTGGCATATGGGCTAAATATCATCAGGCCATGCCTGAAAGAAAAAGTCATAATCTATTTAAAGCAATTAAAATGCCAAATGAGTTAAATCATTATGATTTCAATAAAAGTTCACTGAACCAAGGAACGGTGAGCAAATTGCGCACTGTCTTAATGCAAAAATGCGCTACAAGGAAGCATAATCATTGTTGAGCTGAGTCAGGAGGTCATAGTTAAAAATAGAGAAGCAGACCATTACTGGCATTGAAAAATTATAAATAAAAATTAAAAATGATAAAAAATATAAACTTATAGTTTTCTCTGAGTTATTGGCACGCGCATTGCTATATCTCTTGTGAGTCAAAGACGACTCCAAAAATTGTAAGACGGCCAAAGACGTCCGTTCTGATCGAATCTGCTGTGCAGCTATCTGCATGACAGATAAAACAATACGTTCAGTTCAGGAAGGAGAGGGCTATGTCTTCAAATTTAAATGCTAAAAAAGCAACAAAAATAAGTCTTTTCAATTTCAGTAGCGCAGCAATGCGGGCCTTCCATATGAGTTGGCTCGCATTTTTTGTCTGTTTCTTTGCCTGGTTTGCCTGTGCCCCACTCATGCCTGTCATTGCCGGTGAATTTCATCTTACTAAAGATCAAATTGCCAATATTAATATTGCCGCAGTCGCAATTACTATTTTAGTTCGTCTGATTGTCGGGCCTTTATGTGATAAGTATGGCCCACGCAAAACCTATACCGCATTACTGATTATCGGCAGTATTCCTGTCTTTGGTGTGGCCTCTGCCAACAGCTATGAATCTTTCCTTTTCTTCCGCTTATTGATTGGTGCCATTGGTGCCAGCTTCGTGATCACGCAATATCACACCAGTATTATGTTCGCTCCGAATGTGGTCGGGACTGCCAATGCTGCATCAGCAGGTTGGGGGAATGCGGGTGGTGGTGCAACTCAAGCCTTGATGCCGTTAATGCTTGCTGCCTTGGTGATGTTTGGTGTTGAACAGGCGATGGGCTGGAGAATTGCGCTCATTGTTCCAGGTTTGATGATGCTGATTGTCGGTGCAATGTACTGGAAATTCACCCAGGACTGTCCACAAGGCAACTTTAAAGAACTTCGTGCACAAGGCATTCAAGTTGGTAGCGATAAAAAAGGCGGCATGGCGATTCTGATGCAC from Acinetobacter sp. CS-2 includes the following:
- a CDS encoding alpha/beta hydrolase, with protein sequence MSNGNTAPLYQRDILGPGYEQATLNFPDDYEGQVTATLVRKKADQTTSKAVLYIHGFIDYFFQTEMAEQFNQHGFDFYALDLRKYGRSILPHQKYYNVREIAEYDAEITEALNIIGAEGHDAILLSGHSTGGLTTTLYAAHHPEHPLIKALWVNSPFYDFNMNPIKKKLGIPNLSRVGKVCPDLKFPSELNKWYVPSLHKNLHGEWDFNLDWKPQSYPLVRLSFVRAIFEAQKEIHQGVSLTVPALVMHSDQSKNPKKWHQYAQSSDVILDVKHIDKYAKKIQGDVTIAKIKNGLHDLVLSEKSVRERVYQQLFEWLEIKGL
- the mdh gene encoding iron-dependent methanol dehydrogenase produces the protein MAFKNIADQTNGFYIPCVSLFGPGCAKEIGTKAQNLGAKKALIVTDAGLFKFGVADTISNYLKDAGVDSHIFPGAEPNPTDINVHNGVQAYNKQGCDFIVSLGGGSSHDCAKGIGLVTAGGGHIRDYEGIDKSTVPMTPLIAINTTAGTASEMTRFCIITNTDTHVKMAIVDWRCTPLIAIDDPKLMIAKPASLTAATGMDALTHAVEAYVSTAANPITDACAEKAITMISEWLSPAVANGENLEARDAMSYAQYLAGMAFNNASLGYVHAMAHQLGGFYNLPHGVCNAILLPHVSEFNLIACPDRYAKIAQLMGVNTEGLTVTEAAFEAINAIRQLSASIGIPSGLAELGVKEADLAIMAENAQKDACMLTNPRKANHAQVVDIFKAALKPNASVVDFKAAM
- a CDS encoding TonB-dependent receptor plug domain-containing protein, which translates into the protein MKRIQPRWQWSTLSCALFSFISPSWAADTISDATTNSTVAQTAPVQTLATLKFQATPAQAKDPDISAVAKTIVTREEMLQFGDQSMNDALRRAAGFQMPTPGQGPRGGGGASAMRFRGGGAPVFLINGEPVQGGPRGGMSVVDSITPDMIERIEITKQPSVVQASVASSAVINIILKHPLDHARISGTIRAGYGLAKSDQKEEERKNISVQADGRDNAWLYSLSANQMWNDTTSITQTQNSSQTSEQKRITERKSQMLAPRVEYELDDQQKLVAELFYRNNESDGSRGDQTQNDKNDSIRLNTRYERKDKDNSDKIRLSVEQQNETESTRSPLFSSYTDETIHEYGVAYDGVRKFDNTRQLKFGTDIRSSELESNITDTLDEQRYALYTEGSWKFTDRQTVTLGARQEWIHRSGLVDYSDSHLSPVLAHRFDFDDHWSLQSNISQAFRSPKTDQLLPTVSVSTDSDAGSLNNPDRGGNPNLRPEKITAFESTLGYNTPSGGVNITAYQREIEDYIEKVIRQEGSRFVERPQNQDNATTYGVEIAARYALKQTENGHALMLNGQLSTVRAKIEETNHQQCLASDVAPYTASAGLSYNYQPWRLSSSVNLNYVPEFTRALDNLPYDRTSNERVNVDISVSKRFDDGWATTLSARNILSTDYKERLTNQSDGSLYESRVNQAIPSVLLSVEKKF
- a CDS encoding ABC transporter substrate-binding protein, with amino-acid sequence MPDLEKTQIQFGYIPLLDCVAILWAKQRGFFEEAGLEVTLVKEASWASLRDRLAFGFLDAAHCLSAMLPAAALGEDQLGIPLQTALVLSYNRAFISLSQKLCFDLNISSQDSAQQSAQKIVSALQAQKKIQFAHVFKQSIHHYCLREWLALANPEIARNIKLATLPPPYMVQALANQVIDGFCVGEPWNSQAELLGIGQIVASSQDIIPQVADKVLAVTCDWAMQHPNTHQALTQAIQKAQQELKDLQDYADVWQMLTEFNIVQFQCSDSIHVQKFHSIQNIIRNFVDETSVPKVDDFKWLTQKMLKWDNPIHLNDAVIENISQNCILSLTK
- a CDS encoding ANTAR domain-containing response regulator, with product MPKLKIALIDDDQDRAHYIQASLIEHNFEVVACLSADHLSMFRLEQLHADVILLDMDHPHRDIIESCVSQFDLPTVLFTKNSHKDTIKNAIDAGVTAYIVDGIDPSKLDSILEISIEQFKKHKKLLGDLEDTKNKLADRKDVEKAKVLMMQLHHLTEDQAFQLLRKNAMSHRMTIGEMARRLLDAQQLLQSQLKD
- a CDS encoding MFS transporter, whose amino-acid sequence is MSSNLNAKKATKISLFNFSSAAMRAFHMSWLAFFVCFFAWFACAPLMPVIAGEFHLTKDQIANINIAAVAITILVRLIVGPLCDKYGPRKTYTALLIIGSIPVFGVASANSYESFLFFRLLIGAIGASFVITQYHTSIMFAPNVVGTANAASAGWGNAGGGATQALMPLMLAALVMFGVEQAMGWRIALIVPGLMMLIVGAMYWKFTQDCPQGNFKELRAQGIQVGSDKKGGMAILMHAARNYRVWILFGAYAACFGIEIFIHNIVAMYYVEHFSFGLKEAGLAAGIFGLLALFARALGGIVSDKVAIKKGLDGRTKVLFGMILMEGLFLILFSQMNTAVLAILVMTVFALFTHMACGATYALVPFIDRDALGGVAGIIGAGGNVGAVAAGFLLKGMLDIQTCLMALGGLVVIAASFVLMIRFSVEHKQKEQKLFEDAVLERNNMAQG